A DNA window from Bradyrhizobium sp. CCBAU 53421 contains the following coding sequences:
- a CDS encoding GNAT family N-acetyltransferase, whose protein sequence is MAFDVPVNASATPAFGWARAARSGCGFRRLSEADLPFLGRLYASTRAEELAPVQWSEADKAAFLDQQFRAQHAHYQHYYPNADWLVIAREDEDVGRFYIERWPSQHRIIDIAFVPEHRGKGYGEALLRDAMDEADAAGKDISIHVEKLNPAMRLYRRLGFITEEDKGVYDLMRWIRPGSRAA, encoded by the coding sequence TTGGCGTTCGACGTGCCCGTAAACGCGTCTGCAACTCCGGCATTCGGCTGGGCCCGCGCAGCTCGATCCGGCTGCGGTTTTCGCCGCCTGTCGGAGGCCGACCTGCCGTTCCTCGGCCGGCTCTATGCTTCGACGCGAGCCGAGGAGCTGGCGCCGGTGCAGTGGAGCGAAGCGGACAAGGCCGCCTTTCTCGATCAGCAATTCCGCGCCCAGCACGCGCATTACCAGCACTACTATCCGAACGCCGACTGGCTGGTGATCGCCCGCGAGGATGAGGACGTCGGCCGGTTCTACATCGAGCGCTGGCCGAGCCAGCACCGCATCATCGACATTGCCTTCGTTCCCGAGCATCGAGGCAAGGGCTACGGCGAAGCGCTGCTGCGTGATGCGATGGACGAGGCTGATGCGGCCGGCAAGGACATCTCGATTCATGTCGAGAAGCTCAATCCGGCGATGCGGCTCTACCGCCGGCTCGGCTTCATCACCGAGGAAGACAAGGGCGTCTATGATCTGATGCGCTGGATCAGGCCCGGCTCCCGCGCCGCATGA
- a CDS encoding phage tail protein, which yields MADPFVAEIRIFPFNFAPKGWAFCNGQLVPISQNTALFSLLGTTYGGNGTSNFALPNMQGNAPLAPGQGPGLSLYDLGESGGSDTVTLLQSELASHPHNMMAINLEADQAAPTPTRGIARSVNGAVYVAGTPTPTLVQMSPDMIGLTGSGLPHNNLMPYLTLSFCIALQGVYPPRS from the coding sequence ATGGCTGACCCCTTCGTCGCCGAGATCCGCATCTTTCCGTTCAACTTCGCCCCCAAGGGCTGGGCTTTCTGCAACGGTCAGCTTGTGCCGATCTCGCAGAACACGGCGCTGTTCTCGCTGCTCGGCACCACCTATGGCGGCAACGGCACGTCGAACTTCGCGCTTCCGAACATGCAGGGCAACGCGCCACTGGCGCCAGGACAGGGCCCCGGCCTCTCGCTGTACGACCTCGGCGAGAGCGGCGGCTCCGACACGGTAACTCTGCTGCAATCGGAACTCGCCTCGCACCCGCACAACATGATGGCGATCAACCTGGAGGCCGACCAGGCCGCGCCGACACCGACTCGGGGCATCGCGCGATCGGTCAACGGCGCGGTCTATGTCGCCGGCACTCCGACGCCCACGCTGGTGCAGATGAGCCCTGACATGATCGGACTGACGGGCTCCGGCCTGCCGCACAACAATCTGATGCCCTATCTCACCTTGAGCTTCTGCATTGCGCTGCAGGGCGTCTACCCGCCGAGAAGCTGA
- a CDS encoding phage tail protein, with amino-acid sequence MPQPFIGEIKMFAGNFAPAGWQFCDGRLLAISENDALFNLIGTTYGGDGQSTFGLPDLRGRLPVHTGFSAGTAFTMGEIGGVEQVTLTTQTIPAHTHTMMASQSTGTSSNPQGNVLDQMSGALLLYKEQTPTTPLSPVVIGPTGGSQPHSNIQPFLCVGFIISLFGIFPSQS; translated from the coding sequence ATGCCACAACCGTTTATCGGCGAAATCAAAATGTTCGCCGGCAATTTCGCGCCGGCCGGCTGGCAGTTCTGCGATGGCAGGCTGCTGGCGATTTCCGAAAATGACGCGCTGTTCAACCTGATCGGCACCACCTATGGCGGCGACGGCCAGTCGACCTTTGGATTGCCAGATCTTCGCGGCCGACTGCCGGTACATACTGGTTTCAGTGCGGGCACCGCGTTCACGATGGGCGAAATCGGCGGCGTCGAGCAAGTCACCCTGACGACGCAGACCATCCCGGCACATACCCACACGATGATGGCATCGCAGAGCACCGGCACGAGCTCGAACCCGCAAGGCAACGTGCTCGACCAGATGAGCGGTGCGCTGCTGCTCTACAAGGAGCAAACGCCGACCACGCCGCTGAGCCCGGTGGTGATCGGGCCGACCGGCGGCAGCCAGCCGCACAGCAACATCCAGCCCTTCCTGTGCGTCGGTTTCATTATTTCGCTGTTCGGCATCTTCCCGAGCCAGAGTTAG
- a CDS encoding phage tail protein: MMSFGFAPKGWAFCNGQVLPINQNQPLFSLLGTVYGGNGQTTFALPNLQGRTPMHVGNGHVLGELGGEQAHTLSINEMPQHTHVANATNTNGALLVPANNVLGALNNAYAAPAALTALTPGSISTVGGSQAHQNMQPFLTINFCIALQGIFPSQN; this comes from the coding sequence ATGATGTCGTTCGGCTTTGCGCCCAAGGGTTGGGCCTTTTGCAATGGGCAAGTCCTTCCGATCAATCAGAACCAGCCGCTGTTTTCGTTGCTCGGTACCGTCTATGGCGGCAACGGGCAAACCACCTTCGCCTTACCCAATCTGCAGGGCCGCACCCCGATGCATGTCGGCAACGGCCATGTGCTCGGTGAGCTCGGTGGCGAGCAGGCGCACACGCTTTCGATCAACGAAATGCCGCAGCACACTCACGTCGCGAACGCCACCAACACCAATGGCGCCCTTCTGGTGCCGGCCAACAACGTTCTCGGCGCCTTGAACAACGCGTACGCCGCGCCCGCGGCGCTGACCGCGCTCACGCCGGGCAGCATTTCCACGGTCGGCGGCAGCCAGGCGCATCAGAACATGCAACCTTTCCTGACGATCAATTTCTGCATCGCGCTGCAGGGTATCTTCCCTTCGCAGAATTGA
- a CDS encoding cadherin domain-containing protein produces MTTIPAYTIGGLTRPELHLDPTGHIILDPAAQAFADTYGLQYLYLGCPPGTLWPPVQGFLAPPTDTNASTNTVVEGAAANTSVGITAQSSSLIGLPVTYSLTADSSHGGFKVDPNTGVVSVADPTKVDFESSGGSYVVNVQATDGIFVSSQSFVIAVSNAPPSTPVDSNAAANAVNEGAAVNTLVGITAASADVNGPGVTYSLTADSSNGGFKIDPNTGVVTVADSSKIDFETAPGHAYTITVQASDGHGGVSSQSFTVNVNDVPVSTPVDVNPAANSVVEGAAVNTLVGITASAVDPNGPATTYSLTGDTSGGGFKIDPNTGVVTVADPSKLDYESAPGHAYTISVHATAGATSSTQTFTIGVTDAPPSAPTDTDVTVNSVVEGAAIGTTVGITAHATDINGGAVTYSLVGDTHGFTIDAATGVVTVADPTKIDFETAPGHAYTITAQASDGTLTSTQTFTIGVSDVAPSTPVDSDAATNHVVEGAAAGTTVGITAHATDVNGPGVTYSLTGDSSGGGFAIDPTTGIITVADPTKINYESAPGHAYTVTATASDGTLASSQTFTIDVTNAPPSTPVDADATPNAVAEGAAAGTTVGVTVSSIDVNGPPVTYSLVGDTSGGGFTIDATTGVVTIADPTKVDYETSGAGHSYTITAQTSDGQGGTSTQSFVIAVNDVAPSTPVDADIAANTVAEGAAAGSTVGITASAVDVNGPAVTYSLIGDTSGGGFTINAATGVITVADPTKIDYESSGAARSYTVTAQASDGTLASSQTFTINVSDVAPSAPVDSDPTANRVAEGAAAGSTVGVTASATDVNGPAVTYSLIGDTSGGGFTIDATTGVITVADPTKIDYESSGAGHSYTVTAQASDGTLTSSQTFTIAVNDTAPSTPVDADATTNTIAEGAAAGSTVGITASSTDVNGPAVTYSLIGDTSGGGFTINATTGVITVADPTKIDYESSGPTHSYTVTAQASDGTLASSQTFTIAVTDVAPSTPVDSDGAANRVAVGALVGSYAHLTASSTDVNGPAVTYSLVGDTSGGGFTIDPNTGKVTVADPTKIVFDPANPSYDVTVDSSDGTLHSQQTFTIQVVVDQAPVVTAGHTLNYTENQAATAIDSAITVSDADDANLVSATVHITGNYVAGEDVLGFNPQNGITGSFDAATGTLTLTGTSSVANYQAALASVTYFNTSDNPSGLARTVTITANDGTLDSTPVTDTINVTPVNDPPVVTAGHTLNYTENQAATAFDPAITVTDVDNITLAGATVQITGNYANGQDILGFTNTANITGTFDAATGKLTLTGTDTVANYQAALASVTYFNTSDNPSGLARTVTIIANDGAANSTPVTDTINVTPVNDPPVTSAGGTLNYIENQVATAIDPSVSVSDVDSANMVGATVAITGGFAAGQDVLGFVGQNGIAGSYNAATGVLTLTGSSSVANYKAALDSITYFNSSDNPSGADRTVSFTVNDGSLDSNTSTSTIHVTPVNDAPVITFGAISGFTEPPNGTPAASSTPVTITPNLTITDAEGNNLTDATFVLNDLKPSDSLSIAGHAGSSGDIGGIHFDITSTAGTETISFTGTDTLAHYNAALDLIQFNNTSENPDTTARSYTLTVHDDGGTANGGNDTGTASTTGSVTAVNDAPTAAVPADNSIGTAFSHTNLAISGLSVADVDAGSGNITATISSSHAALSFDTTGLASFTNNASHTVTLTGTIAQVNTALATLTYNSDDGFTGSDTVTLNVNDNGNTGTPGAQASGPQTFHVGVVPQVFYIDNSATALANSHNLGTAADPYTSIAAFNAANPAGSGDYVVLRSGTYTEANGINLANGVNLVGGSHALTFTNPVTGALVTANTASGTDPVIHVTGADNGIDLLGTTGHTISGVSIDTSASTGIGISDDGNNVGTVTMSDLTIKTASGTGMSFTHGGTITLTGSANSITSGTGTALDVENTQIGSSNLILKSITSSGGSSNGIILSNTGTAAGNGGLHITGDGSTAGSGGTIANKSGADGSTTQGSGIYLNNTKDVQISYMTMHDFQNYGIVGTSVTGFALGHTTVTGTNGTSVGGIGEGDVYFTGLSGTASITNSTLTGAAYDALHVFNDGGQTLNRITVTGSTFATNSAAGNASNDAIGFEATGGTFNATIQNSTVTSARGDMFQLNLLGTVSSDLVMTGDNFSNTNQNIVSGGGGITIGGGGPTNNITLTYDIANNIIKGALGAALAVTKGTGTDAHFTGTIDGNTIGTQGVAGSGSTQGIGINVFQDGAGTSSTTITNNHISGVVGGIFTLNHNGAGGAMTAVIQGNTIDTLDSTNGFAGIDVQNGSATGVGGDNNLLNATIGGAGALKNSVDLGGNTGLGLVAGVFLEQEGVSKTGLIGSPNYAGSPYDFTAVANYLAANNTVTGTGNGAVGTQAIGDPTHAAGGGYFGGAQFMVAVSGGVEAASPTAGETNLTQTELNSVISAAIAQWATAGATASQLATMKAVTFSVASLGGNVISAESNGHITIDAGAAGHGWFVDPTPSDNFEFAHAATATDLFADPTSAAAGHLDLLTAVAHELGHVIGLADDTTPSHSSDLMYINLADGERRLPSAADANTAAPHVMPTQGTASSQVSLASHDSFNFSFTQSPTATATSHADPGANTQTLSDLFSGLSNAAAPWWTGHEAAFAAMGGTPTDNHAHLQVNHDLIV; encoded by the coding sequence ATGACGACCATACCTGCCTATACAATCGGTGGTTTAACGCGCCCCGAGCTTCACCTCGATCCGACCGGACATATCATCCTCGATCCGGCCGCGCAGGCGTTCGCCGACACGTATGGTCTGCAATATCTCTACCTCGGCTGCCCTCCCGGCACGCTGTGGCCGCCGGTCCAGGGCTTCCTGGCGCCGCCGACCGACACCAATGCCAGCACCAACACCGTCGTCGAAGGCGCGGCAGCCAACACCTCGGTCGGCATCACCGCGCAGTCGAGCAGCCTGATCGGCCTTCCCGTCACCTATTCGCTGACCGCGGATTCCTCCCATGGCGGCTTCAAGGTCGATCCGAACACCGGCGTGGTCTCGGTCGCTGATCCCACCAAGGTCGACTTCGAAAGCTCCGGCGGCAGCTACGTCGTCAATGTGCAGGCAACCGACGGCATCTTCGTCTCGTCGCAAAGCTTCGTGATCGCGGTCAGCAATGCGCCGCCCTCGACACCGGTCGACAGCAACGCCGCCGCCAACGCCGTCAACGAAGGCGCCGCGGTCAATACCCTGGTCGGCATCACGGCAGCCTCGGCCGACGTCAACGGCCCCGGCGTCACCTATTCGCTGACGGCGGATTCCTCCAACGGCGGCTTCAAGATCGATCCCAACACCGGCGTCGTCACCGTCGCCGATTCCTCCAAGATCGACTTCGAGACCGCGCCCGGCCACGCCTACACCATCACCGTGCAGGCCAGTGACGGCCATGGCGGCGTCAGCTCGCAGAGCTTCACGGTCAACGTCAACGACGTTCCGGTCTCGACGCCGGTCGACGTCAATCCCGCCGCCAACAGCGTCGTCGAAGGCGCCGCGGTCAACACGCTGGTCGGCATCACCGCGTCCGCGGTCGATCCGAACGGTCCGGCAACCACCTACTCGCTGACCGGCGACACCTCCGGCGGCGGCTTCAAGATCGATCCCAATACCGGCGTCGTCACGGTGGCCGATCCGAGCAAGCTCGACTATGAGAGCGCGCCCGGCCACGCCTACACCATCTCCGTGCACGCGACCGCCGGCGCGACCTCGTCGACCCAGACGTTCACCATCGGCGTCACCGACGCGCCGCCGTCGGCGCCGACCGATACCGACGTCACCGTCAATTCGGTGGTCGAGGGCGCGGCCATCGGCACCACGGTCGGGATCACCGCGCACGCCACCGACATCAATGGCGGCGCCGTGACCTATTCGCTGGTCGGCGATACGCACGGCTTCACCATCGATGCGGCAACCGGCGTCGTCACCGTCGCCGATCCGACCAAGATCGATTTCGAAACCGCCCCCGGCCACGCCTATACCATCACCGCGCAGGCCAGCGACGGCACGCTGACCAGCACGCAGACCTTCACCATCGGCGTCAGCGACGTCGCGCCGTCGACCCCGGTCGACAGCGACGCCGCCACCAACCATGTCGTCGAGGGCGCGGCCGCCGGCACTACGGTCGGCATCACCGCGCACGCGACCGACGTCAACGGTCCCGGCGTCACTTATTCGCTGACGGGCGATAGCTCCGGCGGCGGCTTTGCGATCGATCCGACGACCGGCATCATCACCGTCGCCGATCCGACCAAGATCAACTATGAGAGCGCGCCCGGCCACGCCTACACCGTGACGGCGACCGCCAGCGACGGCACGCTCGCGAGTTCGCAGACCTTCACCATCGACGTCACCAACGCGCCGCCATCGACCCCGGTCGACGCCGACGCCACGCCCAATGCGGTCGCCGAAGGCGCCGCTGCCGGCACCACCGTCGGCGTCACGGTATCCTCGATCGACGTCAACGGCCCGCCGGTGACCTACTCGCTGGTCGGCGACACCTCCGGCGGGGGCTTCACGATCGATGCGACAACCGGCGTCGTCACCATCGCCGATCCCACCAAGGTCGATTACGAAACCAGCGGCGCGGGCCACAGCTATACCATCACCGCGCAGACCAGCGACGGCCAGGGCGGCACCAGCACGCAGAGCTTCGTCATCGCTGTCAACGACGTCGCGCCGTCGACGCCGGTCGACGCCGATATCGCCGCCAACACCGTCGCCGAAGGCGCGGCCGCGGGCTCCACCGTCGGTATCACCGCCTCGGCGGTCGACGTCAACGGCCCGGCCGTGACTTATTCGCTGATCGGCGACACCTCCGGCGGCGGCTTCACCATCAACGCGGCGACCGGTGTCATCACCGTCGCCGACCCCACCAAGATCGACTACGAGAGCAGCGGCGCGGCCCGTTCCTACACGGTGACCGCACAGGCCAGCGACGGCACGCTGGCGAGTTCGCAGACCTTCACCATCAACGTCTCCGACGTTGCGCCGTCGGCCCCGGTCGACAGCGACCCCACCGCCAACAGAGTCGCCGAAGGGGCCGCCGCCGGCTCGACGGTCGGCGTCACCGCTTCCGCGACCGACGTCAACGGTCCCGCCGTGACCTATTCGCTGATCGGCGACACCTCCGGCGGCGGCTTCACCATCGACGCGACAACCGGCGTCATCACCGTCGCCGACCCCACCAAGATCGACTATGAGAGCAGCGGCGCAGGCCACTCCTACACGGTGACCGCGCAAGCCAGCGACGGCACGCTCACGAGCTCGCAGACCTTCACCATCGCCGTCAACGACACCGCGCCGTCGACCCCGGTCGATGCCGACGCCACCACCAATACGATCGCCGAAGGCGCGGCCGCCGGCTCGACCGTCGGCATCACCGCGTCGTCGACCGACGTCAACGGCCCGGCCGTGACCTATTCGCTGATCGGCGACACCTCCGGCGGCGGCTTCACCATCAACGCGACGACCGGCGTCATCACCGTCGCCGATCCCACCAAGATCGATTACGAGAGCAGCGGCCCGACCCATTCCTACACGGTGACCGCGCAAGCCAGCGACGGTACGCTGGCGAGCTCGCAGACCTTCACCATTGCCGTCACCGACGTCGCGCCATCGACCCCGGTCGACAGCGACGGCGCCGCCAACCGCGTCGCGGTCGGCGCGCTGGTGGGCAGCTATGCCCACCTGACGGCGTCCTCGACCGACGTCAACGGACCCGCGGTGACCTATTCGCTGGTCGGCGACACGTCCGGCGGCGGCTTCACCATCGACCCCAACACCGGCAAGGTTACGGTCGCCGATCCGACCAAGATCGTCTTCGATCCTGCCAACCCGTCCTACGACGTCACGGTCGACTCCTCCGACGGCACGCTGCACAGCCAGCAGACCTTCACCATCCAGGTCGTCGTCGACCAGGCACCGGTCGTGACCGCCGGCCATACCCTGAACTACACGGAAAACCAGGCCGCGACCGCGATCGATTCGGCGATCACCGTATCCGACGCCGACGATGCCAATCTGGTGTCCGCGACCGTGCACATCACCGGCAATTATGTGGCCGGCGAGGACGTTCTCGGCTTCAACCCGCAGAACGGCATCACCGGCTCGTTCGACGCCGCGACCGGAACGCTGACGCTGACCGGCACCTCCAGCGTCGCCAACTACCAGGCCGCGCTCGCCTCGGTGACCTACTTCAACACCAGCGACAATCCGTCCGGACTGGCGCGCACCGTGACGATCACGGCCAATGACGGCACGCTCGACAGCACGCCGGTCACCGACACCATCAACGTCACCCCGGTCAACGACCCGCCCGTGGTCACCGCCGGCCACACCTTGAACTACACCGAGAACCAAGCCGCGACCGCGTTCGACCCCGCGATTACCGTCACCGACGTCGACAACATCACGCTGGCCGGCGCGACGGTGCAGATCACCGGCAATTATGCCAACGGCCAGGATATCCTGGGTTTCACCAACACCGCCAACATCACCGGTACGTTCGATGCCGCGACCGGCAAGCTGACCTTGACCGGCACCGACACGGTCGCCAACTACCAGGCCGCGCTGGCCTCGGTGACCTATTTCAACACCAGCGACAACCCGTCGGGCCTGGCGCGCACCGTGACGATCATCGCCAATGACGGCGCGGCGAACTCCACGCCGGTCACCGACACCATCAACGTCACGCCGGTCAACGATCCGCCGGTCACGTCGGCCGGCGGTACGCTGAATTACATCGAGAACCAGGTCGCGACCGCGATCGATCCATCGGTCAGCGTGTCCGACGTCGACAGCGCCAACATGGTCGGCGCCACGGTTGCCATCACCGGCGGCTTCGCCGCCGGTCAGGACGTGCTGGGCTTCGTCGGCCAGAACGGCATCGCCGGATCGTATAATGCCGCAACCGGCGTGCTGACGCTGACCGGCTCCTCCAGCGTCGCCAACTACAAGGCCGCGCTCGATTCCATCACCTATTTCAACTCGAGCGACAATCCCTCCGGGGCGGATCGCACCGTCAGCTTCACGGTCAATGACGGCTCGCTGGACAGCAACACCTCGACCTCGACAATTCACGTCACGCCGGTCAACGACGCGCCGGTCATCACTTTCGGCGCCATCAGCGGATTCACCGAACCGCCGAACGGCACGCCGGCGGCGAGCTCGACGCCGGTCACGATCACACCGAACCTGACGATCACTGACGCCGAAGGCAACAATCTGACCGATGCGACCTTCGTGCTGAACGATCTGAAGCCGTCGGATTCGCTCTCGATCGCGGGTCATGCCGGCAGCAGCGGCGACATCGGCGGCATCCATTTCGACATCACCAGCACGGCCGGCACCGAAACCATCAGCTTCACCGGCACCGACACGCTGGCGCACTACAATGCGGCGCTCGACCTGATCCAGTTCAACAACACCAGCGAGAACCCCGACACCACAGCGCGGTCCTATACCCTGACCGTGCACGATGACGGCGGCACCGCGAATGGCGGCAACGACACCGGTACGGCATCGACGACGGGAAGCGTAACCGCCGTGAACGATGCGCCCACTGCGGCGGTGCCGGCGGACAACTCGATCGGCACCGCCTTCTCGCACACCAATCTCGCGATCTCCGGCCTGTCGGTCGCCGACGTCGACGCCGGCAGCGGCAACATCACGGCCACGATCAGCTCGAGCCATGCCGCTCTGAGCTTCGACACCACGGGGCTCGCGAGCTTCACCAACAACGCCAGCCATACCGTCACGCTCACCGGCACCATCGCGCAGGTCAACACCGCGTTGGCGACACTGACCTACAACAGCGACGACGGCTTCACCGGCTCGGATACCGTCACGCTGAACGTCAACGACAACGGCAACACCGGCACACCGGGCGCGCAGGCCTCCGGTCCGCAGACCTTCCACGTCGGCGTCGTGCCGCAGGTGTTCTACATCGACAACTCGGCCACGGCGCTGGCCAACAGCCACAATCTCGGCACCGCCGCGGATCCGTACACGTCGATCGCCGCCTTCAACGCGGCGAATCCGGCAGGCTCCGGCGACTACGTCGTGCTGAGATCCGGCACATACACCGAAGCCAACGGCATCAATCTCGCCAATGGCGTCAATCTGGTCGGCGGCAGTCACGCCCTGACATTCACCAATCCTGTGACCGGCGCTTTGGTGACGGCGAACACCGCGAGCGGCACCGATCCGGTCATCCATGTCACCGGCGCCGACAACGGTATCGACCTGCTCGGCACTACGGGCCACACCATCAGCGGCGTCAGCATCGATACCTCGGCCTCGACCGGCATCGGCATCAGCGACGACGGCAACAATGTCGGCACCGTCACGATGTCCGACCTCACGATCAAGACCGCCAGCGGCACCGGCATGAGCTTCACCCATGGCGGCACCATCACGCTGACCGGCAGCGCCAACTCCATCACGTCAGGGACCGGCACCGCGCTGGATGTCGAGAACACCCAGATCGGGTCGTCCAACCTCATCCTCAAGAGCATCACCTCGAGCGGCGGGTCCAGCAACGGCATCATCCTGTCGAACACCGGCACCGCGGCCGGCAATGGCGGCCTGCATATCACCGGCGACGGCTCGACGGCAGGCAGCGGCGGCACCATCGCCAACAAGAGCGGCGCCGACGGCAGCACCACGCAGGGCAGCGGAATCTATCTGAACAACACCAAGGACGTTCAGATCTCCTATATGACGATGCATGACTTCCAGAACTACGGCATCGTCGGCACCAGCGTCACCGGCTTTGCCCTCGGCCACACCACGGTGACCGGCACCAACGGCACCAGCGTCGGCGGCATCGGCGAGGGCGACGTCTATTTCACTGGCCTGTCCGGCACCGCGTCGATCACGAACTCGACCCTCACCGGTGCGGCCTATGATGCCCTGCACGTGTTCAACGACGGCGGCCAGACGCTGAATCGCATTACCGTGACCGGCTCGACCTTCGCGACCAATTCCGCGGCCGGCAATGCGTCCAACGACGCGATCGGCTTCGAGGCCACCGGCGGTACGTTCAACGCCACGATCCAGAACTCGACCGTCACTTCCGCGCGCGGCGACATGTTCCAGCTCAATCTGCTCGGCACGGTGTCGTCGGACCTGGTGATGACGGGCGACAATTTCAGCAACACCAACCAGAACATCGTCAGCGGCGGCGGCGGCATCACGATCGGCGGCGGCGGCCCAACCAACAATATCACGCTGACCTACGACATCGCGAACAACATCATCAAGGGCGCTCTCGGCGCCGCTCTCGCGGTCACCAAGGGTACCGGCACCGACGCGCACTTCACCGGCACGATCGACGGCAACACGATCGGCACGCAAGGCGTGGCCGGCAGCGGCTCCACTCAGGGCATCGGCATCAACGTCTTCCAGGACGGCGCGGGCACGTCGAGCACGACCATCACCAACAATCATATCTCCGGCGTCGTCGGCGGCATCTTTACGCTGAACCATAACGGCGCCGGCGGAGCGATGACCGCGGTAATCCAGGGCAACACGATCGATACGCTGGATTCGACGAACGGATTTGCCGGCATCGATGTGCAGAACGGATCGGCGACCGGAGTTGGCGGCGACAACAACCTGCTGAACGCCACGATCGGGGGCGCCGGCGCGCTGAAGAACAGCGTCGATCTCGGCGGCAACACGGGCCTGGGCCTGGTTGCCGGCGTCTTCCTCGAGCAGGAGGGCGTTTCGAAAACCGGCTTGATCGGCAGTCCCAACTATGCCGGTTCGCCCTATGATTTCACCGCAGTGGCGAACTACCTCGCGGCCAACAACACTGTGACCGGCACCGGAAACGGGGCGGTCGGGACGCAGGCCATCGGTGATCCCACCCACGCCGCGGGCGGCGGCTATTTCGGCGGCGCCCAGTTCATGGTCGCCGTCTCGGGCGGCGTCGAAGCGGCCTCGCCGACGGCGGGCGAAACCAACCTCACCCAGACGGAGCTGAATTCCGTCATCTCCGCGGCGATCGCGCAATGGGCTACGGCCGGCGCGACGGCAAGCCAGCTCGCCACCATGAAGGCGGTCACGTTCAGCGTCGCCAGTCTCGGCGGCAATGTCATCAGCGCGGAATCGAACGGCCACATCACGATCGATGCCGGCGCCGCCGGACACGGCTGGTTCGTCGACCCGACCCCATCAGACAATTTCGAATTTGCCCATGCCGCGACCGCGACCGACCTGTTCGCCGACCCGACCAGTGCGGCAGCCGGACATCTCGACCTTCTGACCGCGGTGGCGCACGAACTCGGTCACGTCATCGGCCTGGCGGACGACACGACGCCGAGCCACTCCAGCGACCTGATGTACATCAACCTGGCCGATGGCGAGCGCCGGTTGCCAAGTGCTGCTGATGCCAACACGGCTGCGCCGCACGTCATGCCCACGCAGGGCACTGCGTCTTCGCAGGTCAGCCTGGCCAGTCATGACAGCTTCAACTTCTCGTTCACCCAGTCGCCGACCGCGACCGCCACAAGCCATGCGGACCCCGGCGCGAACACCCAGACCCTGTCCGATCTGTTCAGCGGCCTTTCCAATGCAGCAGCCCCGTGGTGGACCGGCCACGAGGCAGCGTTCGCTGCGATGGGCGGCACGCCGACCGACAATCACGCCCACCTACAGGTGAATCACGACCTGATCGTCTGA